One genomic window of Etheostoma spectabile isolate EspeVRDwgs_2016 chromosome 7, UIUC_Espe_1.0, whole genome shotgun sequence includes the following:
- the si:ch211-117c9.5 gene encoding sodium- and chloride-dependent creatine transporter 1 — protein sequence MSPELKENSQGEISLPQLEVGSLSEEEGGGSARPLVPVPGAGPGCGEGGGAGPLQPQDGAAAGNGNGAVAVPVVERETWTRQMDFIMSCVGFAVGLGNVWRFPYLCYKNGGGVFLIPYLLIVFIGGIPVFFLEIALGQFMKQGGVSAWNIAPLFKGLGLASMVIVFFCNTYYIMILVWALYFLFHSFTNELPWATCGHPWNTPNCTQDFRRACHNRSAAQVALPSSSANLLSSTSPLNLSSAQLLLNGSCPEAEGMRSPVIEFWERKVLRLSGGLHEPGDISYEMVLCLIVTWIIVYFCMWKGVKSTGKVVYFTALFPYLVLVVLLAHGVTLPGALDGIVYYLKPDWSKLGEAQVWIDAGTQIFFSYAIGLGALTALGSYNRFHNNCYQDAFLLAFINSGTSFFAGFVVFSVLGFMAAEQGVDISKVAESGPGLAFIAYPKAVTLMPMAPLWAALFFFMLLILGLDSQFVGVEGLITGIMDMLPPKSALRREMVAAICCVICFLIDMSMVTEGGMYVFQLFDYYSASGITLLWQAFWECVVIAWVYGADRFMDDVARMIGYQPLPYMKWCWSYITPFVCVAVFLFHVVNYKPLTYNTVYTYPLWGEVLGWVLALSSMLCIPVTVIYKLLRCKGSLRERWQHLTTPVWGRHHLEYLAPESEAKLLPPAETKSTLLFESVI from the exons ATGTCACCAGAGTTGAAAGAGAATAGCCAAG GTGAAATCAGCCTCCCCCAGTTGGAGGTAGGGAGCCTGTCCGAGGAGGAGGGCGGGGGGTCAGCTCGCCCCCTGGTGCCTGTGCCTGGAGCGGGCCCAGGGTGTGGGGAGGGCGGAGGGGCTGGCCCACTGCAGCCCCAGGACGGGGCTGCAGCTGGGAATGGAAATGGGGCTGTAGCAGTACCAGTGGTGGAGAGAGAAACTTGGACCAGGCAGATGGACTTCATCATGTCCTGCGTGGGTTTTGCTGTTGGCTTGGGCAACGTGTGGCGGTTCCCTTACCTTTGCTACAAGAACGGAGGAG GGGTTTTCCTGATCCCCTACTTGCTTATTGTGTTCATCGGAGGCATCCCAGTCTTCTTCTTGGAGATTGCACTGGGACAATTCATGAAGCAGGGAGGGGTTTCTGCCTGGAACATCGCACCCCTCTTCAAAG GTCTGGGCTTGGCCTCAATGGTGATAGTGTTCTTCTGTAACACCTATTACATCATGATTCTTGTGTGGGCCCTTTACTTTCTCTTCCACTCCTTTACCAACGAGCTGCCGTGGGCCACCTGTGGACACCCCTGGAACACCCCCAACTGTACACAGGACTTCCGTCGAGCCTGCCACAACCGCAGTGCTGCCCAGGTGGCCCTGCCATCGTCTTCTGCCAACCTCCTCTCCTCCACGTCCCCTTTGAACCTGTCTTCAGCCCAGCTCCTTCTCAACGGAAGCTGCCCAGAGGCTGAGGGCATGCGCTCCCCAGTCATCGAGTTCTGGGA ACGGAAAGTGCTCCGTCTGTCTGGTGGGCTGCACGAGCCTGGTGACATCAGCTATGAGATGGTGCTGTGTCTCATAGTCACCTGGATCATTGTTTACTTCTGCATGTGGAAAGGAGTTAAATCTACTGGCAAG GTGGTTTACTTCACAGCTCTGTTCCCCTACCTGGTTCTGGTTGTTCTTTTGGCCCATGGAGTCACTCTTCCGGGAGCTTTAGATGGGATTGTTTACTACTTGAAACCAGACTGGTCCAAACTTGGCGAAGCACAG GTGTGGATTGATGCAGGCACTCAGATTTTCTTCTCCTATGCCATCGGACTGGGCGCTTTGACCGCGCTGGGCAGCTACAATCGCTTCCATAACAACTGTTACCA GGATGCATTCTTGCTGGCCTTCATTAACAGTGGAACCAGTTTCTTTGCAGGCTTTGTGGTTTTTTCTGTGCTGGGCTTCATGGCTGCAGAGCAAGGCGTGGACATCAGTAAGGTAGCTGAGAGTG GTCCAGGCCTGGCCTTTATAGCCTATCCCAAGGCTGTGACTCTGATGCCTATGGCGCCACTCTGGGCAGCACTTTTCTTCTTTATGTTGCTCATACTAGGCTTGGATAGCCAG TTTGTCGGGGTAGAGGGTTTGATAACGGGAATCATGGACATGCTACCACCTAAATCTGCTCTGCGGCGAGAGATGGTAGCAGCCATCTGCTGCGTCATCTGCTTCCTGATCGACATGTCCATGGTCACTGAG GGAGGAATGTATGTCTTCCAGCTGTTTGACTACTACTCTGCCAGTGGCATCACTCTGCTGTGGCAGGCCTTCTGGGAGTGTGTAGTGATTGCATGGGTCTATG GCGCAGACCGTTTCATGGATGACGTGGCTCGTATGATCGGCTATCAGCCCCTACCCTACATGAAGTGGTGCTGGTCCTACATCACACCTTTTGTCTGTGTG GCAGTATTCCTGTTCCACGTGGTGAACTACAAGCCTCTGACCTACAACACAGTGTACACTTACCCCTTGTGGGGTGAAGTGCTTGGCTGGGTATTGGCCTTGTCCTCCATGCTCTGTATCCCTGTCACCGTTATCTACAAACTACTGCGCTGCAAAGGATCGTTGCGGGAG CGGTGGCAGCACCTTACCACACCAGTTTGGGGCCGACATCACCTGGAGTACCTGGCCCCGGAGAGCGAGGCCAAACTGTTGCCCCCTGCCGAAACCAAGAGCACGCTTCTCTTTGAAAGTGTCATCTGA
- the LOC116692250 gene encoding transmembrane prolyl 4-hydroxylase, translating to MENDQGDLMEQEEHEGSDKPPSSLKAPLRSTRLNIQRSNVCSRAYFVVIMVFFHVYILNVIGLLLYVHYNNGPGDLVSGDGVSSASVGESKSPLPHPAPAAGDLTLHEEEDYTQSFSLPRIEGIRVGHVQQVSLVPDRTHEMRTISLKPLLFEIPGFLSEEEGRVVVQLAQLKGLMESQTEAPSQGQVESNQPLLSFSTEEVFSLLDLNQDGLLQKQEIVSHSRSRDGTWLNPDNLRQILTGLEICPTGMLTLEDFRRVYDVSQRPGQQRSGKLLSQFKQRNKHTWLYQGSGSHHVLQTLRTRLISLTRLPSTLVELSEPLQVIRYDHGDFSNAHHDSSPSHSETTCAHTRLAGNTSALAEVSCRYLTMLFYLSSVEEGGETTFPVADNRTYEEQALKQVGVDLTDTRETCGRGNVRIKPTAGTALLWYNHLSDGRGWMGELDEYSLHGDCPVRRGVKWIANSWVNVDPDHQQQARYQRLVAQRHRAKSGMEEHYQPLSHSDLHQDL from the exons ATGGAAAACGATCAGGGAGATTTAATGGAGCAGGAAGAACACGAGGGCAGCGACAAACCACCATCGTCCCTTAAAGCCCCTTTGCGCTCCACGCGACTGAACATCCAGAGAAGTAATGTCTGCTCTCGGGCTTATTTTGTGGTAATCATGGTCTTCTTTCATGTGTATATCCTGAATGTCATTGGCCTGCTTTTGTACGTGCACTACAACAACGGCCCCGGCGATCTTGTCAGTGGAGACGGGGTCAGCTCAGCATCAGTTGGAGAAAGCAAATCCCCTTTGCCCCATCCTGCCCCAGCTGCAGGAGACCTAACGTTACACGAAGAGGAGGACTATACTCAAAGTTTCAGTCTTCCTCGAATTGAGGGGATACGG GTGGGTCACGTTCAGCAGGTGTCCCTTGTGCCAGACAGAACACATGAGATGAGGACAATCAGCCTGAAACCTCTGCTATTTG AGATCCCTGGTTTCCTGTCAGAGGAGGAGGGTCGTGTGGTGGTGCAGCTGGCTCAGCTCAAGGGTCTGATGGAGAGCCAGACCGAAGCACCCAGCCAGGGACAAGTGGAGTCAAACCAGCCACTGCTTTCTTTCAGCACAGAGGAGGTCTTCAGTCTGTTGGACCTAAACCAGGACGGGTTGCTGCAGAAACAGGAG ATTGTGAGTCACTCACGCTCTCGAGATGGAACTTGGTTGAACCCAGACAACTTACGGCAGATACTCACTGGTCTGGAAATCTGCCCAACGG ggatGCTGACTTTGGAGGACTTTAGGCGTGTTTATGATGTGTCCCAGCGCCCAGGACAACAGCGAAGCGGGAAGCTCCTGAGTCAGTtcaaacagagaaacaaacatACGTGGCTTTACCAAGGCTCGGGATCCCACCATGTGCTGCAGACACTCAGGACCAG ACTAATCAGTCTGACACGTCTGCCTTCCACGTTGGTTGAGCTGAGTGAGCCACTGCAGGTGATTCGCTATGATCACGGAGATTTCAGTAACGCACACCATGATAGCAGCCCGTCTCATTCAGAGACTACCTGCGCGCACACACGACTGGCAGGAAACACATCAGCTCTCGCAGAGGTCTCTTGCAG GTATCTTACCATGTTATTCTACCTCAGCTCTGTAGAAGAAGGTGGTGAAACCACCTTTCCTGTGGCAGACAACCGTACCTATGAAGAGCAG GCACTGAAACAAGTTGGAGTTGATTTGACGGACACCCGGGAGACATGTGGCAGAGGGAACGTGAGAATAAAACCTACTGCTGGCACAGCTCTGCTCTGGTACAACCATCTATCTGATGGTAGAG GTTGGATGGGTGAGCTGGATGAGTATTCCCTCCACGGTGACTGCCCAGTCAGGCGTGGGGTGAAGTGGATAGCCAACAGCTGGGTAAATGTGGACCCAGATCACCAGCAGCAGGCCCGCTACCAGAGACTAGTTGCTCAAAGGCATCGAGCTAAGTCGGGCATGGAGGAGCATTACCAACCTCTCTCACACAGTGACCTCCATCAGGATCTATAG
- the LOC116692251 gene encoding secreted frizzled-related protein 2: MTALFCPHFIRKSSHSASLLFLLLLAGQSSTIVAGPGRARVGQEGRARAEGRVRSGVKDKGGNSVSIEGNTETGFGDTHVSRPGAAAGEDGAGWGDPGTATGIRSMLSMGEGGLWEPRSSSRCVPIPPGMALCQNIGYDTMRMPNLLGHESPAEAVQQSASWLPLLARECHPDARIFLCSLFAPICLDRFISPCRSLCESVRDSCAPIMNCYGYPWPDILRCDQYPADHLMCISSITNSTVTTWGRRVPQASCRDCELEEATSSKDTLETFCKSDFVVKLRLTRLKYSPVSLSQFTLAAKLDVLKHGPLLGGQIRSRIQLWLERDATCVRNMTRHNPRGGTFLVTGTVQGERLVVNKAYHWQRRDRSLMVAARKWKHHRCRS; the protein is encoded by the exons ATGACTGCATTGTTTTGCCCTCATTTTATCAGAAAGTCCTCCCATTCGGCCTCGCTACTATTTCTCCTTCTGCTTGCTGGTCAGAGCAGTACAATAGTGGCTGGTCCTGGTAGAGCAAGGGTAGGCCAGGAGGGACGAGCAAGGGCTGAGGGCAGGGTTAGATCTGGAGTGAAGGACAAGGGCGGTAACAGTGTGAGTATTGAGGGCAACACTGAAACTGGATTTGGAGATACTCATGTCTCTAGACCAGGAGCTGCAGCAGGAGAGGATGGTGCGGGGTGGGGGGATCCTGGTACTGCTACTGGCATCAGGTCCATGCTTTCTATGGGTGAAGGTGGACTGTGGGAACCCCGCAGTTCCTCTCGCTGTGTCCCTATCCCGCCAGGCATGGCCTTGTGCCAAAACATCGGCTATGACACCATGAGGATGCCCAACCTGCTGGGCCACGAGTCTCCAGCTGAGGCTGTACAACAGAGTGCCAGCTGGTTGCCACTACTTGCCAGAGAGTGCCACCCTGATGCCCGCAtcttcctctgctctctctttgCACCCATCTGCCTTGACAg GTTTATATCGCCTTGCAGGAGTTTGTGCGAATCTGTACGGGACAGCTGTGCACCAATCATGAATTGTTATGGCTACCCCTGGCCAGACATTCTGCGCTGTGACCAGTATCCTGCAGACCATCTCATGTGTATCTCCTCTATCACCAACAGCACTGTTACCACATGGGGACGTAGAG TGCCTCAGGCAAGCTGTCGGGATTGTGAGCTGGAGGAGGCAACCTCTTCAAAAGATACACTGGAGACCTTTTGTAAGAGTGATTTTG TTGTGAAACTGCGTCTAACACGGCTCAAGTATAGCCCAGTAAGCCTGTCTCAATTCACGCTGGCGGCCAAACTGGACGTCCTGAAGCATGGACCCCTGTTAGGTGGGCAGATCCGCTCCCGCATACAGCTGTGGCTGGAGAGGGATGCCACCTGTGTAAGGAACATGACACGACACAACCCACGAGGCGGGACCTTCCTAGTGACGGGTACAGTGCAGGGGGAGCGCCTGGTGGTCAACAAGGCTTATCACTGGCAAAGACGAGACAGGAGCCTGATGGTAGCTGCGCGCAAATGGAAACATCACAGATGCAGGAGCTAG